One window of Methylococcus sp. EFPC2 genomic DNA carries:
- the ubiH gene encoding 2-octaprenyl-6-methoxyphenyl hydroxylase produces MSGDFDLLIAGGGLVGGSLALALRNTGLRIGIVESQPEAQRLAAPAGERALALSWGSVQILEQLGIWRGAAEQATPITRIHVSDRGHFGKTRLSADRVDMPALGYVVRAKVLEAEIARLLQEGPVEWLCPARVVGVKAGPDAAHVSLNRNGISDTRSARLLVAADGGLSTVRSLLEIPQTVRDYGQTALVTEVATERNNRGVAYERFTRSGPLAFLPVGKRRCSVVWSLAPEEAEALRVEPEQAFIARLQAAFGYWLGELSPLTPRQCFPLKLVRAGRMVDERVVLIGNAMHQLHPVAGQGFNLGLRDVAVLAGHVDAQLGFAADIGDREFLDRYAGARRSDLDAVIRMTDSLVRVFSTEGAWAAGLRNAGMLVLDNLPAAKRLLMSYAMGRGQGVPRVG; encoded by the coding sequence GTGAGCGGCGACTTCGACCTGCTGATCGCCGGTGGCGGTCTGGTCGGCGGAAGTCTGGCTCTCGCCCTGCGCAATACCGGTCTGCGCATCGGCATCGTCGAGTCGCAGCCCGAAGCGCAGAGGCTTGCTGCGCCGGCTGGCGAACGTGCCCTCGCCCTGTCCTGGGGTTCCGTCCAGATCCTCGAGCAACTGGGGATTTGGCGCGGCGCGGCGGAGCAGGCGACACCCATTACCCGCATCCATGTGTCGGACCGTGGGCATTTCGGCAAGACTCGGCTGAGCGCGGATCGCGTCGACATGCCCGCACTGGGTTATGTCGTGCGGGCCAAGGTGCTGGAAGCGGAAATCGCCCGACTGCTCCAGGAGGGTCCGGTGGAGTGGCTGTGTCCGGCCCGGGTGGTCGGCGTCAAGGCCGGTCCCGATGCGGCGCATGTCAGTCTCAACCGGAATGGCATAAGCGACACCCGGTCCGCCCGTCTGCTGGTCGCCGCCGACGGCGGTTTGTCCACGGTCCGGTCCTTGCTTGAAATTCCCCAGACGGTACGCGACTACGGGCAGACCGCGCTCGTGACCGAGGTGGCGACCGAGAGGAACAACCGCGGCGTGGCTTACGAACGTTTTACCCGCAGCGGGCCGCTGGCTTTTCTGCCGGTGGGCAAGCGCAGGTGTTCCGTGGTTTGGAGCCTGGCGCCGGAAGAGGCCGAGGCATTGCGGGTCGAGCCGGAGCAGGCGTTCATCGCCCGGCTGCAGGCCGCCTTCGGTTATTGGCTGGGCGAACTCTCGCCGCTTACCCCGAGGCAATGCTTCCCTCTCAAACTGGTGCGGGCCGGGCGCATGGTGGACGAGCGCGTGGTCCTGATCGGCAATGCCATGCACCAGTTGCATCCGGTGGCGGGGCAGGGTTTCAATCTCGGTTTGCGCGATGTCGCCGTGTTGGCGGGGCATGTCGACGCGCAGTTGGGGTTTGCGGCGGATATCGGCGATAGAGAGTTTCTCGATCGTTACGCCGGTGCCCGCCGGAGCGATCTCGACGCGGTGATCCGGATGACCGACAGCCTGGTTCGCGTCTTCTCCACGGAGGGCGCGTGGGCTGCGGGGCTGCGTAATGCGGGCATGCTGGTGCTGGACAATCTTCCCGCGGCAAAGAGGCTGCTGATGAGCTACGCGATGGGGCGCGGCCAGGGCGTTCCGCGCGTGGGGTGA